The nucleotide sequence GGACCTGCAGCCCGACGGAGTGGAGGTAGGCGGTTCGGCGTTCGCCTGCCGCTTGCGAGTGATTGTGAGAGGCGCCGTCGATCTCGATCACCATCTTGGCCGCCGCGCAGTAGAAGTCGGCGACATAGGGACCGATCGATGCTGGCGGCGGAAGCGAAGGTCGCGGCGGGCTTGGCGGAGCAGGCGCCAGAGAAGTTGTTCGGGCAGGCTGAGATGGCGGCGATAACGCCGAGCGGCGGACATGGCGTTGGCAGTTGCGCGCATGGTGCTGGCCCCTCCACCACTCCGCTGCGCGGAGCGGTCCCCCTCCCCATTGCTTCGCAACGGGGAGGTTCCGGATCGGCACAGCCGCACCCTGGCGTCTAGAGCCAATGTCCGCAACGGGTCGAAAGCGGACATTCTTCGTCGCACCTGGTGTGCACATGAAGAGGGCGCCCGAACC is from Sphingomonas sp. LHG3406-1 and encodes:
- a CDS encoding endonuclease domain-containing protein, which gives rise to MCTPGATKNVRFRPVADIGSRRQGAAVPIRNLPVAKQWGGGPLRAAEWWRGQHHARNCQRHVRRSALSPPSQPARTTSLAPAPPSPPRPSLPPPASIGPYVADFYCAAAKMVIEIDGASHNHSQAAGERRTAYLHSVGLQVLRIPAADVLANPEAVADALMRRCERRAGPSTTQPEG